The following coding sequences lie in one Candidatus Poribacteria bacterium genomic window:
- a CDS encoding PQQ-binding-like beta-propeller repeat protein yields the protein MRNIMMKRIQFLSLFWLIITLPLNVATADMSVTWVRTGVVFETEHKNGVESKINFAYETNGAAHELTETPAIHRLDANRVFFQLAWQPNQNYQFYLNDSETTATSPLKPEPYLIRTVELDELLSLMENLRQLAKPTALALGHGGTPPLAIATDSGHLAVLQPLTGEILWKTRISEGYVRRIAFSPDNTQLYIGEQAADGFIYCYDLTTDKPTLRWKYRTADDIETSTPSNPDSVYAWVSYPGQSRIQALANGDLLVASVHSWTENNTPLKKSQFYRFNGETGDVIWKWPREGAVPRIIRWFDVSANGKTLALLTDSGHNLQGSATDENDAGNGKLTVLNAEDGTEKWHTDIEPLRDYFAQVTFWRGVSMSPDGRFINVATDDGRAFIFDVNKSEPIWQENLATPLEVSGIPIIATTGTIGATDAAALFVTGDTYIPYHLRKGAQKPSAGHPNGMTLFAYSWGGEKVWQWKLENMPQGLRIDTKDRYAVLSVSKRAQDPNESLHGVSVFDLTAEGSGLAKYLYTYRTEGQLPYDTLAISEAGALIVVVEVQIAMSDETVRGKNRVHVLY from the coding sequence CACTTGGGTCCGGACAGGCGTGGTATTTGAAACCGAACACAAAAACGGCGTTGAGAGCAAAATAAACTTCGCATACGAGACGAACGGCGCAGCCCACGAACTAACCGAAACACCTGCAATCCACAGACTTGATGCAAACCGTGTTTTTTTTCAATTGGCATGGCAACCCAATCAAAATTACCAATTTTACTTGAATGATAGCGAAACAACGGCAACGTCACCACTCAAACCTGAACCGTATCTCATCCGCACGGTTGAATTGGATGAACTTTTATCGCTGATGGAAAACCTGCGACAGCTCGCGAAACCCACAGCACTCGCCTTAGGACATGGAGGTACCCCGCCATTAGCAATCGCAACCGATAGCGGACACCTCGCGGTCCTCCAACCGTTGACTGGTGAAATTCTCTGGAAAACTCGCATCTCGGAAGGCTACGTGAGGCGGATAGCGTTCAGTCCCGATAACACACAACTCTACATTGGTGAGCAGGCGGCAGATGGATTTATCTACTGCTACGATCTAACCACCGATAAACCCACGCTTCGCTGGAAATACCGCACTGCCGATGACATCGAAACCTCCACGCCAAGTAATCCTGACAGCGTCTACGCCTGGGTAAGCTACCCCGGTCAATCGCGTATACAAGCGTTGGCGAATGGAGACCTTTTGGTGGCGAGCGTGCACTCGTGGACAGAGAATAACACTCCCCTTAAGAAATCCCAATTCTACAGATTCAATGGGGAGACGGGAGATGTTATCTGGAAATGGCCCCGTGAAGGCGCGGTCCCCAGAATAATACGCTGGTTTGACGTAAGTGCTAACGGAAAAACACTCGCACTCCTAACGGATAGTGGGCATAATTTGCAAGGGAGTGCGACGGATGAAAACGATGCGGGTAACGGAAAACTCACTGTTCTCAACGCCGAAGATGGTACAGAAAAGTGGCACACGGATATTGAACCGTTGCGCGACTATTTCGCACAGGTCACGTTCTGGCGCGGGGTTAGCATGTCTCCCGATGGTAGGTTTATTAATGTAGCAACCGACGATGGTCGTGCCTTTATCTTTGACGTGAATAAGTCGGAACCGATATGGCAGGAAAACTTGGCGACTCCACTGGAGGTCAGTGGTATCCCTATCATCGCAACCACTGGCACAATCGGTGCGACAGATGCTGCAGCACTCTTTGTTACAGGCGATACCTACATCCCATATCATCTTCGGAAGGGGGCACAAAAGCCATCAGCGGGACATCCCAACGGGATGACACTATTTGCCTATTCGTGGGGGGGTGAAAAGGTCTGGCAATGGAAACTTGAGAATATGCCGCAAGGCTTACGCATTGACACGAAGGATCGTTATGCCGTGCTATCGGTTTCCAAGCGCGCACAGGACCCGAATGAGAGTCTGCATGGGGTGTCAGTGTTTGATCTGACAGCAGAGGGTAGCGGCTTGGCGAAATACCTGTACACCTACCGCACAGAGGGACAACTTCCTTACGACACACTCGCAATAAGTGAAGCGGGTGCGCTGATCGTTGTCGTTGAGGTTCAGATCGCGATGTCAGACGAGACCGTCCGTGGAAAGAATCGGGTACATGTGCTGTATTGA